The Streptomyces sp. RKND-216 genomic sequence GTGGCGCACCCGCTGCGGTGTTCCACAAGGACGATCTGCGCTCCGACAGTGCGGGGGACGTCTTCGGTCCCGCGCTGACCGAAGCGCTCATGGACGGCCGTACGCACGTGGCGGTCGTCCTCAACGCGATCGACGACCGGCTCGCCAAGGAGCAGAAGCTGGGCGACGGCAGCTGGCGGGCAGAGCACGTACCCGGCCTGCAGGAGTTGCTGCGTGTGGCGGCCTCCCAGGGCATGGCGGTGGTGCTGACCAGCGACCACGGGCATGTCGTGGACCGGCGCGGCCGGAAGGTCGAGACCGGCTCGGCCCTGTCCGCCCGCCACCGGTCCCCGGGCGGCGCGGTGGGTACGGCGGAGGTCGCGCTGCAGGGCAGCCGGGTCGTCGCGCCGGAACCGGACGGCTCCATCGTCGCCCTGTGGGACGCCGACTCGCGGTACACAGCACGCAAGGCTGGGTACCACGGCGGGGCTTCCCTCGCCGAGTTCACCATCCCGGTCCTGGCCTTCCTGCCGTTCGGGGCGACACCTCCCCCTGCCTGGCGGGAACTCGGGGACCAGCGACCGGCCTGGTGGGAGGGGGAGGCGGCCACGTCCACGGCCGGCACCGCCCCTCACCGCGAGACGGCATCCGCCCCCGCCCGTCAGACACGGCGCAGGCCGACGGCTTCCCAGACGCACCTGGCCCGTACGCACGACGCGTTGTTCGACGTCACCATGGCCCCGGCGCGTGAAGATCAGGACGCTTTGGTGACCCCCGAACTCGTGGGCCCCGACGACGCCCTGGTCGCGGCGCTGCTCGCTTCGGAGACGTTCACGGGGCAGATGAGCCTCCTCGCACGCAAGCCGCCGTTGGACAAGGTTGAGAAGGCGATCCGTGCACTCGTCGACGCCGGGGGCACCCTGCCGGTCACCGCACTCGCCCAGCGCGTCTCGTATCCCGCCACTCGCGCGGACGGCTTCGCCGCCATCCTGCGCCAACTGCTCAACTACGACGGTGTGCAGGTGCTGGAGACGCTGCCGGACGGCCGCACCGTTCGCCTCCATCTCTCCCTGCTCCGCATGCAGTTCGGTCTAGCCTGACGTTCCGTTCGCCCTGCCGCCCACCGAGAGTCCGGAGACATGAGCGCCAACGACCGCGTGCTGATCAACCAGATGATCGAGGAGCGCCGCCACGCGCGCGGCGTACCCCTCTCCTTCGACGCCGAATTCGAGAGGTTCGCCAGCGAACACGCCCTGCACGGCTTCGGACTCTCCGACGAGGAGATCGAAGCCGGGGTCATCGGTGGGGCCGACGACGGCGGCATCGACGGGGCGTACGTCTTCCTCGGCGGCCGGCTGCTGCACGAGGACAGCGAGATCCTCCAGCCTCAGTCGGGCGCCGCGAACGTCGAGCACGGCACCCGGTTAACCCTGTGGCTCATCCAGGCCAAGACCAGCGCCGGGTTCTCGGAGGTGGCCCTGGACAAAGCCGCGTCCACCTGCAAGAACCTGCTGGACATGGAGGTCGACGAAGCCACCGTCGGTGTCCTGTACGCCGACGAGCTCCTGGCCCGCTTCCGCCTGTTCCGCACGGCGTTGCAGCGGCTGCTCACCCGCCACCCCACCGTGCTGATCAAGTTCTCCTACGTCACGCGCGGCGAGGCGAGCGACGTACACCCCAAGGTCCAGGCGAAGGCCAAGCTCCTCGAAGCGCAGTTCGAGAACGCCTTCGCCATCTCCACCGGAGAGGTCGAGTTCCTCGGCCCGGGAGAGCTCTGGCGACGCGCCAGCACCCTCCCCTCGTACACCCTCGAGCTTCCCTACCGGGAGAGCATCACCCACGGCACCAGCCACCTCGCGCTCGTCTCCCTGGGTGAGTACCTCGACTTCCTCAGCGACGAGAGCGGGGCGATCAAGTCCCACATCTTCGACTGGAACGTCCGCGACTACCAGGGAAACGTGGAGGTGAACCGGGAGATCACGGCGGCTCTCCGGGACCCGGACGCGCCGGAGTTCTGGTGGCTCAACAACGGCATCACGATCGTGTGCTCGCAGGCGACCTCCGTCGGCAAGCGGCTCAGCCTGTCCGACGTGCAGGTCGTCAACGGCCTGCAGACCTCCTACACCCTCCACGAGACGCTCAAGGACCTCTACCTGAGCGATCCGACCGACCCCGTCTTCGACAGGCTGGTGCAGGTCCGGATCCTCGTCACCGTGGACCAGGCGGCCCGTGACTCCGTCATCCGCGCCACCAACCGGCAGACGAGCGTGCCCGTCGCCTCGCTGCGGGCCACGGACGACATCCAGCGGCAGATCGAGTCGTACTTCCTCGAACACGACTGGTTCTACGACCGGCGAAAGAACTTCTACCGGAACCAGGGCAAAACCGCCGACCGTATCGTCAGCATCCCGCTGCTGGCACAGTCCGTGATGGCCATGGCGCTGGGTCAGCCCGACTACGCCCGCGCCCGTCCCTCGAGCCTGCTCAAGTCGGACACGGACTACCGCCGCGTGTTCTCCGACAAGACGGAACTGCCCGTCTACCTGTGGCTGGCCCGTGCACAACGCCGGGTGGATGAGTTCCTGCAGTCCACCTCGGACCCCGTCTCCCGTTCCCTGCACACCAACCTCCGTTTCCACCTGGCCATGCTCGGGGCCGTGGACCTGGTGGGCCGGGTGTTCAGCAAGCCGGAGAACCTGAACAACGCCGCCCGGGAGGACGCCTTCCCGAGCGACACCCGCCTGCAGTCGCTGTGGGCGTCGCTCCAGGAGCATTTCGACGCGTTCCAGCGGGAGAAGCGGGCCGGGCCGGACAAGACCGCGAAGAGCAGCGACTTCGTCGCCTCTCTGACCGACGGTTTGGGATACGGCAGCCTCCGCCGCAGGTGACGTCACCGTCCGACCGGCGAAGCGGCGCGGATGGGACAATGAGCCGGTGATCGATCCGCGCTCTTCTCCCGTCTCCGCCGCCCGGCGTCGCACCGCCCTCGACGCACTCCGGCGCGGTGCGGTGCCCGAGAGCGGCCTCGACCTCCTCGCCACCGGGCTCGACCGTTTCGAGACCGCGCTCGACGCGGAGATCGAGACGGTCGCCTCCGGCGGGTCCGTCTTCAAGGCCGTGCGGGGTGAGTACGGTTCCGGCAAGACGTTCTTCACCCGCTGGCTCGGGGAGCGCGCCAGACAACGCAACTTCGCCGTCGCGGAGATCCAGATCTCGGAGACGGAGACGCCGCTCCACAAGCTGGAAACCGTCTACCGCCGCCTCACCGAGCGGCTCTCCACGACCAGCTTCCCGCCGAGCGCGCTCCGGCCCGTGGTGGACGCCTGGTTCTACGGGCTGGAGGAGGACGCCCTCGCCGAGGGAGCGGACGAGGAGGAGCTGGGCAGCGCGGTGGAGCAGCTGCTGACCGCCCGCCTGAGCGAGGTGTCCCGGCACGCCCCCTCGTTCGCCACCGCGCTGCGCGGCTACCGTTCCGCGCTCGCCGGGGGCGACGAGCCGACCGCGGCGGCCGTCCTCGCCTGGCTCGGCGGCCAGCCTCATGTGGCGGCGGCGTCCCGCCGGGCGGCAGGCGTGCGCGGCGAGCTGGACCACTTCGGTGCCCTCGGTTTCCTGCAGGGGCTGCTCACCGTGCTGCGGGACTCCGGGCACCAGGGCCTGTTCGTCGTACTGGACGAGGTGGAGACGTTGCAGCGCGTGCGCTCCGACGCGCGCGACAAGGCGCTCAACGCCCTGCGTCAGCTGATCGACGAGGTCCACTCCGGACGGTTCCCCGGTCTCTATCTCGTCATCACCGGAACGCCCGCGTTCTTCGACGGCCAGCAGGGTGTGCAGCGGCTGCCGCCGCTCGCCCAGCGACTCGCCACCGACTTCACGACCGACGCCCGGTTCGACAACCCGCGGGCGGTTCAGCTGCGCCTGCCCGGATTCACCCTGGAGTCACTGACCAGCCTCGGCACGCGCATCCGCGATCTCTATGCGTCCGGCGCAGACTCACCGGACCGGATCACGACACTGGTCGACGACGCCTACGTCGCGGACCTCGCCCGCGCGGTCGGGGGCGCTCTCGGCGGCAAGGCCGGCGTCGCGCCCCGGCTCTTTCTCAAGAAGCTCGTCGGCGACGTCCTTGACCGGGTGGACCAGTTTCCAGACTTCGACCCGCGACAGCACTACGCGTTCACGGTGCGCGGCAACGAACTCACCGACGTCGAGCGCAACCTGGCCGGATCGTCGTCCGCCGACGACATCGACCTGGACCTGTGATGACGACGCCCGACGCAGATCCCGTGGACCGGCTCGATCCCGTCATCCTGCACCACGTGGTCAACACGCTGGGCTGGCCGGACCTGCGTCCCCTGCAAAAGGCCGCGATCGACCCGGTGATGGACGGAGAGGACGCCGTACTGCTGGCGCCCACCGCCGGCGGCAAGACCGAGGCGGCCTGCCTGCCGGTCCTGTCCGCCATGGCCGCTCAGCAGTGGAGCGGCACCTCGGTGCTCTACCTGTGCCCCCTCAAGGCCCTCCTCAACAATCTGGTGACCCGTGTCGACGTCTACGCTCAGTGGCTCGGACGCCGTGCGGCCCTGTGGCACGGCGACACGGGGCAGTCCCAGCGCGGCCGTATACGTGCCGACAGACCCGACATCCTGCTGACGACGCCCGAGTCACTGGAAGCCATGCTGATCGGCGTCAAGACGGACCACGAACACCTGCTGGGCGGGATCCGGGCCGTCGTGATCGACGAGGTGCACGCGTTCGCAGGCGACGACCGGGGCTGGCACCTCCTGGCGGTCCTGGAGCGCCTGCAACGGGTCACGGGCCACGAGATCCAGCGGATCGGGCTGTCCGCGACCGTCGGGAATCCGCAGGAACTCCTCACCTGGCTCCAGGGGTCGGGCGCCGGACGGCGCACCGGGCGCGTCGTCGCCCCGGACCTCGCTGATCCGCAGAGGCCGTCAGCCGCTGCCGACGGAGCCCCGCCACCGGGAGACATCGAGCTCGACTACGTGGGCTCCCTGGCCAACGCCGCGAAGGTCCTCGGGGTCCTGCACAAGGGTGAAAAGCGACTGGTCTTCTGCGATTCCCGCCGACAGGTCGAGGAGCTGGGCGCCGCGCTCCGGGCGCGCGATGTCACCGTGTTCCTGTCCCACGCCTCGCTCTCGGCCGACGAACGCGCACGGTCCGAGCAGGCGTTCGCCGAGGCACGCGACTGCGTCATCGTGGCCACCTCCACCCTGGAACTCGGCATCGACGTCGGCGACCTGGACCGCGTCGTCCAGATCGACGCGCCCGCCACCGTCGCCTCCTTCCTCCAGCGCGTCGGCCGCACCGGACGCCGCGCGGGAAGCACCCGCAACTGCCTGTTCCTCGCCACCCGCAAGGACACCCTGCTGCAGGCCGCAGGGCTGCTGCTTCTCTGGGGCCGCGACTGGGTCGAACCGGTCGTCCCACCGCCCCAACCGTGTCATCTCGTCGCCCAGCAGCTGCTCGCCGTCACCCTCCAGGAGCACAAACTGGGCGACCGGCTCTGGCCGGAGCAGTGGAACGGCCTCCCCCCCTTCGACCGCTCAGCCGCGCCGATCCTGCGTCACCTGCGGGAGCAGGGCTTCCTGGACACCGACGGCGGAATGCTGTTCATCGGCCCGCAGGCCGAGCACCGCTTCGGACGCCGGCACTTCATCGAGCTGACGGCATCCTTCACGGCACCACCCCAGCTCACCGTCCTGTCCGGGCGCAACGAGATCGGCCGGATGGATCCGTCGGTCCTCACCGAGGAGCGTCCCGGGCCACGGCGGCTGCTGCTGGCCGGCCGCAGCTGGCAGGTGACGTACATCGACTGGGGACGCAAGCGGGTCTTCGTCGAGCCGGTCGACAGCGGCGGAGTAGCCAAGTGGTCGGGGGGCACGCTCACCGGGCTGTCCTACGCGTTGACCCGCGCCATGCGGGAGATCCTTCTGGGAGCCGACCCGCCGGTCTCCCTCACACGACGGGCCGAGTCCTGCCTTCAGGACTGGCGTGACGAGGAGGCGCCCCGACTCGTCCACCCGGGCGGAACACTCGTGACTCGGCAGGGCGACGACGTCCGCTGGTGGACGTGGGCCGGGTACCGCGCCAACGCGACACTGGGTGCGACACTGGCCTCGATCGCCGACCCGGTCCAGCGCCCGACCGACGTCTCCCTGCGTCTGCGTGCCGATCTGACCCCGGAGAAGTGGCGTACGGCCCTCCAGTCCGCCCAGACCGGGCCGGCACTCGTCCTGCCCGAAGTCGACCAGCGGGCCGTGCGCGGCCTCAAGTTCTCCGCTGCACTCCCCCCTCGCCTCGCCGTAGCCACGCTGTCGGCGCGACTAGCCGACTTCGACGGTGCGCGCACCGTCCTGGCGGAGCCGGTGCGCTTCTCCACGGAATCCCCAGCCTGAAGCCTGTGGGGATTCCCCCTCCGGACGCCCGTTCCGGGGAGAAGGAACCTGGGGGGGCACCGACTCGGCGAGGGGTGAATGCGCCTTTGCCTACTTGCGTGCTCCGTCGGGGTCCTCCGTACCTTCGTGAGGTCCACGAACCCGCACGAGGCACGGAGGACCCGTTGAAGTCCGTCAAAGAGGTACTTCTGGATCTGCTCGAGTCGTCCAACATTGCCGTGCGCTCCGGAGACGAGTTGGTCGGCAGCGTGAACTCTGCAATAGCCGCAAACGACAAGGAGAGGGCGAAGAAGGAAGACGAACCCCTCCGCCGCAAACCCTGCCTGGCCACGATCCCCCGCACGGAACTGAGCCGCCAGCAGGAGGTCAGTCCTTGGGACGTCCTGCACACGCTTGGCCGGGCAACCACGCTGTCGGGGCGCGGCGCGGGACGAGGGCTGGCCGAGCACTGGGGGGCTCTCAAGTACAACCAGGCTCTCGCAGGCGAAGCGGATCGCTTCCTCGGTCTGACGGACGAGGGACGGCAGATCGCGGAGCAGTACAAGAACCTACAGTCCGGCGAACTGGGTATCGGCTTCGCACTCACCCTCACCAAGCAGCTGCTGGGTCGGCGCTTCCCAGATCATTCCGTGACGATCGTCCCTGCGGACACCGCTCTGCGTGCGGGGTGGGCGCTCACCAGTAGGGACAAGGGCCCCACGGTGAAGTACCGCTACCGTCCGCAGT encodes the following:
- a CDS encoding AIPR family protein, producing the protein MSANDRVLINQMIEERRHARGVPLSFDAEFERFASEHALHGFGLSDEEIEAGVIGGADDGGIDGAYVFLGGRLLHEDSEILQPQSGAANVEHGTRLTLWLIQAKTSAGFSEVALDKAASTCKNLLDMEVDEATVGVLYADELLARFRLFRTALQRLLTRHPTVLIKFSYVTRGEASDVHPKVQAKAKLLEAQFENAFAISTGEVEFLGPGELWRRASTLPSYTLELPYRESITHGTSHLALVSLGEYLDFLSDESGAIKSHIFDWNVRDYQGNVEVNREITAALRDPDAPEFWWLNNGITIVCSQATSVGKRLSLSDVQVVNGLQTSYTLHETLKDLYLSDPTDPVFDRLVQVRILVTVDQAARDSVIRATNRQTSVPVASLRATDDIQRQIESYFLEHDWFYDRRKNFYRNQGKTADRIVSIPLLAQSVMAMALGQPDYARARPSSLLKSDTDYRRVFSDKTELPVYLWLARAQRRVDEFLQSTSDPVSRSLHTNLRFHLAMLGAVDLVGRVFSKPENLNNAAREDAFPSDTRLQSLWASLQEHFDAFQREKRAGPDKTAKSSDFVASLTDGLGYGSLRRR
- the brxD gene encoding BREX system ATP-binding protein BrxD, giving the protein MIDPRSSPVSAARRRTALDALRRGAVPESGLDLLATGLDRFETALDAEIETVASGGSVFKAVRGEYGSGKTFFTRWLGERARQRNFAVAEIQISETETPLHKLETVYRRLTERLSTTSFPPSALRPVVDAWFYGLEEDALAEGADEEELGSAVEQLLTARLSEVSRHAPSFATALRGYRSALAGGDEPTAAAVLAWLGGQPHVAAASRRAAGVRGELDHFGALGFLQGLLTVLRDSGHQGLFVVLDEVETLQRVRSDARDKALNALRQLIDEVHSGRFPGLYLVITGTPAFFDGQQGVQRLPPLAQRLATDFTTDARFDNPRAVQLRLPGFTLESLTSLGTRIRDLYASGADSPDRITTLVDDAYVADLARAVGGALGGKAGVAPRLFLKKLVGDVLDRVDQFPDFDPRQHYAFTVRGNELTDVERNLAGSSSADDIDLDL
- a CDS encoding DEAD/DEAH box helicase — translated: MTTPDADPVDRLDPVILHHVVNTLGWPDLRPLQKAAIDPVMDGEDAVLLAPTAGGKTEAACLPVLSAMAAQQWSGTSVLYLCPLKALLNNLVTRVDVYAQWLGRRAALWHGDTGQSQRGRIRADRPDILLTTPESLEAMLIGVKTDHEHLLGGIRAVVIDEVHAFAGDDRGWHLLAVLERLQRVTGHEIQRIGLSATVGNPQELLTWLQGSGAGRRTGRVVAPDLADPQRPSAAADGAPPPGDIELDYVGSLANAAKVLGVLHKGEKRLVFCDSRRQVEELGAALRARDVTVFLSHASLSADERARSEQAFAEARDCVIVATSTLELGIDVGDLDRVVQIDAPATVASFLQRVGRTGRRAGSTRNCLFLATRKDTLLQAAGLLLLWGRDWVEPVVPPPQPCHLVAQQLLAVTLQEHKLGDRLWPEQWNGLPPFDRSAAPILRHLREQGFLDTDGGMLFIGPQAEHRFGRRHFIELTASFTAPPQLTVLSGRNEIGRMDPSVLTEERPGPRRLLLAGRSWQVTYIDWGRKRVFVEPVDSGGVAKWSGGTLTGLSYALTRAMREILLGADPPVSLTRRAESCLQDWRDEEAPRLVHPGGTLVTRQGDDVRWWTWAGYRANATLGATLASIADPVQRPTDVSLRLRADLTPEKWRTALQSAQTGPALVLPEVDQRAVRGLKFSAALPPRLAVATLSARLADFDGARTVLAEPVRFSTESPA